One window of Nostoc sp. C052 genomic DNA carries:
- a CDS encoding chlorophyll a/b-binding protein — protein sequence MTNASTTKVTTPIIEDRNAWRWGFTPQAEIWNGRLAMIGFSAAILVEVFSGQGFLHFWGIL from the coding sequence ATGACAAATGCAAGCACAACAAAAGTCACCACTCCTATAATTGAAGATCGCAACGCTTGGCGTTGGGGCTTTACCCCACAAGCAGAAATTTGGAACGGTCGCTTGGCAATGATTGGCTTTTCAGCAGCCATTTTGGTTGAAGTTTTTTCTGGTCAAGGCTTCCTACATTTTTGGGGCATCCTGTAA
- the miaA gene encoding tRNA (adenosine(37)-N6)-dimethylallyltransferase MiaA: MTKLIVICGATATGKSGLALALAMRLGSVILSADSRQVYREFDIGTAKPTVAEQKLVPHYLIDICAPTDTMTVADYQLQAQALINSPPSSSSPSSPPLLLVGGTGLYIRSIVRGMKIPRVAPQTELRSQLESLGQLQLYAMLQQVDPAAAQKIHGNDLVRTLRALEVFYVTGYPISEQQGENPPNYPILQIGLDCDVEKLDARIQQRTEQMIANGLVKEVENLCQKYDADLSLLNTLGYQEIKQYLAGDISLDEAKELIVLHTRQFAKRQRTWFRGYPQIEWFDANDPDLLENVWQRINEFISCTSS, translated from the coding sequence ATGACTAAATTAATTGTGATTTGTGGAGCAACGGCAACGGGGAAATCGGGTTTGGCTTTGGCTTTGGCGATGCGGTTGGGTTCTGTAATTCTCAGTGCTGATTCTCGTCAAGTTTACCGTGAGTTTGATATTGGGACGGCGAAACCAACTGTGGCGGAACAAAAATTAGTGCCGCACTATTTAATAGATATCTGCGCTCCCACAGACACAATGACGGTAGCAGACTATCAGCTACAAGCACAAGCCTTAATTAATTCTCCCCCATCTTCCTCATCTCCCTCATCTCCTCCACTTCTACTAGTTGGTGGCACTGGTTTATACATCCGTTCTATTGTTCGAGGGATGAAAATTCCGAGAGTTGCACCACAAACGGAATTGCGATCGCAGCTTGAATCTCTAGGTCAACTACAACTCTACGCTATGTTACAACAAGTTGATCCAGCTGCCGCACAAAAAATTCATGGAAATGATTTAGTGCGGACTTTACGAGCATTAGAGGTATTTTACGTCACCGGATATCCCATTTCAGAACAGCAAGGGGAGAATCCACCGAATTATCCGATTTTGCAAATTGGGTTAGATTGCGATGTTGAAAAGTTAGATGCTCGGATTCAACAGCGTACTGAGCAAATGATAGCAAATGGTTTGGTTAAAGAGGTGGAGAATCTTTGTCAAAAATATGACGCTGATTTGTCTTTGTTGAATACTTTGGGCTATCAAGAAATTAAGCAATATTTGGCTGGGGATATTTCTTTAGATGAAGCGAAAGAATTAATAGTTTTGCATACGCGACAATTTGCCAAGCGACAACGTACTTGGTTTCGAGGATATCCACAAATTGAATGGTTTGATGCCAATGATCCTGATTTATTAGAGAATGTTTGGCAGCGTATAAATGAGTTTATAAGTTGCACAAGTTCGTGA
- the glcD gene encoding glycolate oxidase subunit GlcD — MLAQDKKQRNWKPILKAFEAILGKNGVVQRREELITYECDGLTGYRQSPAVVVLPRTTEQVAQVVKICNQYSIPFIARGSGTGLSGGALPVKDSVLIVTSLMRQIINIDLENQRTVVQPGVINSWVTQAVSGAGFYYAPDPSSQIICSIGGNIAENSGGVHCLKYGVTTNHVLGLKIVTPEGDIIDLGGQIPEMPGYDLTGVFVGSEGTLGIATEITLRILKSAESICVLLADFTSIEAAGATVSDIISAGIIPGGMEMMDNFSINAVEDVVATNCYPRDATAILLIEIDGLEVEVAGNKQRVTEICKKNGARNVTSATDPETRLKLWKGRKAAFAAAGHLSPDYYVQDGVIPRTQLPYVLHEIEALSKQYGYRVANVFHAGDGNLHPLILYDNSVSGALEQVEEMGGKILKLCVQVGGSISGEHGIGAEKKCYMPQMFSQVDLETMQWVRQVFNPKGLANPEKIFPTPRTCGEAANASVLKQFEGVERF, encoded by the coding sequence ATGCTTGCTCAAGATAAAAAACAACGCAACTGGAAACCCATTCTCAAAGCATTCGAGGCTATCCTTGGCAAAAATGGTGTGGTGCAACGCCGCGAAGAACTGATTACCTATGAATGTGATGGTTTAACTGGCTATCGCCAAAGTCCCGCTGTGGTGGTGTTACCCAGAACTACAGAACAAGTTGCCCAAGTGGTGAAGATATGCAATCAATATTCTATACCCTTCATCGCGCGCGGCTCTGGCACTGGTCTATCTGGTGGTGCTTTACCAGTGAAAGACTCTGTTTTAATTGTCACTTCCTTAATGCGGCAAATAATCAATATTGACTTGGAAAATCAACGGACAGTTGTACAACCAGGGGTGATTAATAGTTGGGTAACACAAGCCGTTAGTGGTGCTGGATTTTACTACGCACCTGACCCTTCTAGTCAAATTATCTGCTCTATTGGGGGCAATATTGCCGAAAATTCTGGTGGTGTACATTGTCTTAAATATGGCGTCACCACTAACCATGTTTTGGGATTAAAAATTGTCACGCCGGAAGGGGATATTATCGATTTAGGCGGACAAATCCCAGAAATGCCTGGTTATGATTTAACCGGTGTTTTTGTTGGTTCTGAAGGCACTTTAGGAATTGCCACAGAAATTACTTTGCGAATTCTCAAAAGTGCAGAATCAATTTGTGTGCTGTTGGCAGATTTTACTAGCATTGAAGCTGCGGGAGCAACTGTTTCTGACATCATCAGCGCCGGCATTATTCCTGGTGGGATGGAAATGATGGATAACTTCAGCATCAATGCAGTTGAAGATGTTGTTGCAACAAATTGTTATCCCCGCGATGCTACTGCAATTCTGCTCATAGAAATTGACGGTTTAGAAGTGGAAGTTGCAGGAAATAAGCAGCGAGTTACCGAAATTTGTAAAAAGAATGGTGCGCGTAATGTCACTTCTGCTACTGACCCAGAAACCCGATTGAAATTATGGAAAGGACGCAAAGCAGCTTTTGCGGCGGCTGGACATTTAAGTCCAGATTATTACGTACAAGACGGTGTAATTCCCCGGACTCAGTTGCCTTATGTTTTACATGAGATTGAGGCATTAAGTAAACAATACGGTTATCGTGTTGCTAATGTATTTCATGCTGGGGATGGCAATCTTCATCCGCTAATTCTTTATGATAATTCTGTGTCTGGAGCATTAGAGCAAGTAGAAGAAATGGGTGGAAAAATTCTTAAACTTTGTGTCCAAGTTGGTGGTAGTATTTCTGGCGAACATGGTATAGGTGCAGAGAAAAAGTGCTATATGCCACAGATGTTCAGCCAAGTTGATTTAGAAACTATGCAATGGGTACGGCAAGTTTTTAATCCTAAAGGTTTAGCAAATCCTGAAAAGATATTTCCCACACCACGAACTTGTGGTGAAGCTGCAAATGCATCGGTACTCAAACAATTTGAAGGTGTGGAAAGATTTTAA
- the rpoD gene encoding RNA polymerase sigma factor RpoD: protein MNQANNVLESIYQPDLEIINQPELELEELLIDDEEDLLIIDEGDEEFLEPQSDEDDAKSGKAAKSRRRTQSKKKHYTEDSIRLYLQEIGRIRLLRADEEIELARKIADLLELERVRERLCEQLDRDPRDSEWAEAVQLPLPAFRYRLHVGRRAKDKMVQSNLRLVVSIAKKYMNRGLSFQDLIQEGSLGLIRAAEKFDHEKGYKFSTYATWWIRQAITRAIADQSRTIRLPVHLYETISRIKKTTKLLSQEMGRKPTEEEIATRMEMTIEKLRFIAKSAQLPISLETPIGKEEDSRLGDFIESDGETPEDQVSKNLLREDLEKVLDSLSPRERDVLRLRYGLDDGRMKTLEEIGQIFNVTRERIRQIEAKALRKLRHPNRNSVLKEYIR, encoded by the coding sequence ATGAACCAGGCTAACAACGTACTCGAAAGCATATATCAGCCTGACCTAGAAATAATAAATCAGCCTGAGCTCGAGTTAGAAGAACTCTTAATAGACGATGAAGAGGACTTGCTGATCATCGATGAAGGTGACGAGGAATTTTTAGAGCCTCAGTCTGATGAGGACGACGCAAAGTCTGGAAAAGCCGCTAAATCGCGTCGTCGGACACAAAGCAAGAAAAAGCATTACACAGAAGATTCAATTCGGCTTTACTTGCAAGAAATTGGTAGAATTCGGCTGTTGCGGGCAGACGAAGAAATTGAATTGGCGCGGAAAATCGCTGATTTGCTGGAATTAGAGAGAGTCCGCGAAAGACTCTGCGAACAATTAGATCGCGATCCTCGAGATAGTGAATGGGCAGAAGCAGTACAACTGCCACTACCAGCCTTTCGTTATCGCCTCCATGTTGGTCGTCGGGCGAAAGACAAGATGGTGCAATCTAACCTCCGTCTTGTAGTTTCAATTGCTAAGAAATACATGAATCGTGGTTTGTCGTTCCAGGACTTAATTCAGGAAGGCAGTCTCGGTTTGATTCGTGCCGCTGAAAAGTTTGACCACGAAAAAGGTTATAAGTTCTCCACTTATGCAACATGGTGGATTCGTCAAGCAATTACCCGTGCGATCGCAGACCAATCCCGCACCATTCGTCTTCCAGTTCACCTTTACGAAACCATTTCTCGAATTAAGAAAACTACCAAGTTACTATCTCAAGAGATGGGTCGCAAACCCACTGAAGAAGAAATCGCCACTCGGATGGAAATGACCATTGAGAAGCTGCGGTTCATTGCAAAATCTGCTCAGTTACCAATTTCACTAGAAACGCCTATTGGTAAAGAAGAAGATTCTCGATTGGGCGATTTTATTGAATCCGATGGTGAGACACCAGAAGACCAAGTTTCCAAAAATCTTCTGCGCGAAGACCTTGAAAAAGTCCTCGACAGTCTCAGCCCCCGCGAACGCGATGTTCTCAGATTGCGTTACGGCTTGGATGATGGTCGGATGAAAACTCTTGAGGAAATCGGCCAGATTTTCAACGTCACCCGCGAACGGATTCGTCAAATTGAGGCGAAAGCACTCCGCAAGTTACGCCATCCAAATCGCAACAGCGTTCTCAAGGAATATATTCGGTAG
- the gyrB gene encoding DNA topoisomerase (ATP-hydrolyzing) subunit B — translation MTSSYSADQIQVLEGLEAVRKRPGMYIGTTGPRGLHHLVYEVVDNSVDEALAGYCTHIEVDINADGSVTVTDDGRGIPIDTHSRTGKSALETVMTVLHAGGKFGGGGYKVSGGLHGVGISVVNALSEVVEVTVWRDKKVHVQRYERGVPVTELQVKPYKEARSGTSVTFKPDTQIFTTSIEFDYITLSGRLRELAYLNAGVKITFTDHRLELIKSDTPKVESYEYKGGIKEYIAYMNREKQPLHEEIIYVQGERNNVQVEVSLQWCTDAYTDNVLGFANNIRTVDGGTHLEGLKAVLTRTLNAIARKRNKIKENETNLSGEHVREGLTAVISVKVPDPEFEGQTKTKLGNTEVRGIVDSLVGEVLTEYLEFHPAIADSILDKAIQAFKAAEAARHARELVRRKSVLESSPLPGKLADCSSRDPSESEIFIVEGDSAGGSAKQGRDRRTQAILPLRGKILNIEKTDDAKIYKNNEVQSLITALGLGVKGDEFDSTQLRYHRIVIMTDADVDGAHIRTLLLTFFYRYQRALIEQGFIYIACPPLFKVERGRNHEYCYSDREKNQAIAKFPANANYTIQRFKGLGEMMPQQLWDTTMNPETRKMKQVEIEDAAEADRIFTILMGDRVAPRREFIETYGSKLNFTDLDI, via the coding sequence ATGACGAGCAGTTACAGTGCCGATCAGATTCAAGTTCTGGAAGGTCTGGAAGCCGTCCGCAAAAGACCAGGAATGTACATCGGTACTACCGGCCCGCGAGGACTCCACCATTTAGTTTACGAGGTGGTGGACAATTCGGTTGATGAGGCTTTGGCGGGTTATTGCACTCATATAGAGGTAGATATTAACGCTGATGGTTCCGTTACTGTAACAGATGATGGTCGCGGTATTCCCATCGATACTCACTCGCGAACCGGGAAATCGGCTTTGGAAACCGTGATGACGGTACTGCACGCCGGTGGTAAGTTTGGCGGCGGTGGCTACAAAGTTTCTGGAGGATTGCACGGGGTTGGTATTTCTGTTGTTAATGCCCTATCTGAGGTTGTAGAAGTTACAGTTTGGCGAGATAAAAAAGTTCATGTCCAGCGCTATGAACGGGGCGTACCAGTTACCGAACTACAAGTCAAGCCTTACAAAGAAGCTAGAAGCGGAACTTCTGTTACTTTTAAACCAGATACCCAAATATTCACTACTAGTATTGAGTTTGATTACATCACTTTATCAGGTCGCCTACGGGAATTAGCATATCTGAATGCAGGTGTCAAAATTACCTTTACTGACCACCGTCTGGAATTAATAAAAAGTGATACACCCAAGGTAGAATCCTACGAGTACAAGGGTGGCATTAAAGAGTACATTGCGTACATGAACCGCGAGAAGCAACCACTGCATGAAGAAATTATTTATGTGCAAGGGGAACGGAACAACGTACAAGTGGAAGTTTCATTGCAATGGTGTACTGATGCTTACACGGATAATGTACTAGGTTTTGCTAACAATATTCGCACCGTGGATGGTGGTACGCACTTAGAAGGCTTAAAAGCAGTTCTAACTCGGACATTAAATGCGATCGCTCGCAAGCGCAATAAAATTAAAGAGAATGAAACAAACCTCAGTGGCGAACACGTCCGCGAAGGTTTGACAGCCGTAATTTCTGTTAAAGTCCCAGATCCAGAATTTGAAGGACAAACCAAAACCAAACTCGGTAACACTGAAGTTCGGGGCATTGTTGATTCTTTGGTAGGAGAAGTCCTCACAGAATATCTAGAATTTCATCCAGCCATAGCAGACTCAATTTTAGATAAAGCTATCCAAGCCTTCAAAGCCGCAGAAGCAGCGCGTCATGCACGGGAGTTAGTTCGGCGCAAATCGGTGCTAGAATCTTCGCCATTACCTGGTAAATTGGCTGATTGTAGTTCTCGTGACCCTAGCGAATCGGAAATATTCATCGTGGAAGGGGATTCAGCAGGTGGAAGTGCCAAACAAGGACGCGATCGCCGCACTCAAGCAATCTTGCCTCTACGTGGTAAGATTCTTAACATTGAAAAAACCGACGACGCGAAAATCTATAAAAATAACGAAGTTCAATCGTTAATTACAGCACTTGGTTTAGGTGTTAAAGGTGATGAATTCGATTCCACTCAACTACGCTATCACCGGATAGTCATCATGACTGACGCTGACGTAGATGGAGCGCACATTCGGACTTTGCTGTTAACATTCTTCTATCGATATCAACGGGCACTCATCGAACAAGGCTTTATTTATATTGCTTGTCCCCCATTGTTTAAAGTAGAACGGGGACGTAATCATGAGTATTGCTATAGCGATCGCGAAAAAAATCAAGCGATCGCCAAATTTCCTGCTAACGCCAACTACACCATCCAACGCTTCAAAGGTTTGGGTGAAATGATGCCACAACAACTCTGGGACACCACCATGAACCCAGAAACTCGTAAAATGAAGCAAGTCGAAATTGAGGATGCCGCCGAAGCCGATCGCATCTTCACAATTTTAATGGGCGATCGGGTCGCACCCAGACGAGAATTCATCGAAACCTATGGTTCTAAGCTCAACTTCACCGATCTAGATATCTAA
- a CDS encoding (2Fe-2S)-binding protein gives MTHELEILGLEAVEISLNINNISYTLKLEPRVTLLDAIREKLGLMGTKKACDRGECGACTVLVDNRRINSCMTLAVMHIGGKITTIEGLAQDGKLHPMQTAFITHDAFQCGYCTSGQIVSAVGMILEELPKSEEEIREKMSGNLCRCGAYPNIIAAIQDVLEETENAAI, from the coding sequence ATGACCCATGAATTGGAAATATTGGGTTTAGAGGCAGTAGAGATATCATTGAATATCAATAATATTTCCTACACCCTGAAGCTAGAGCCTCGTGTTACTTTACTGGATGCAATACGCGAAAAGCTGGGTTTGATGGGCACTAAAAAAGCTTGCGATCGCGGTGAATGTGGTGCATGTACTGTATTAGTTGATAATCGGCGAATCAACTCTTGCATGACTCTAGCCGTAATGCACATCGGTGGTAAAATTACCACAATTGAGGGATTAGCACAAGATGGCAAACTCCATCCCATGCAAACAGCTTTTATTACCCATGATGCTTTTCAATGTGGTTACTGCACATCGGGTCAAATTGTCTCAGCCGTAGGGATGATATTGGAAGAATTACCAAAATCTGAGGAAGAAATTCGAGAAAAAATGAGTGGAAACCTTTGCCGTTGTGGAGCATACCCAAATATTATCGCGGCGATTCAGGATGTGCTAGAGGAAACAGAAAATGCAGCCATTTAG
- a CDS encoding transporter substrate-binding domain-containing protein, with the protein MKLSYDRKLHYLLNILVTVVILLLNYPAFTQIAKNSGNEVGVNEPKTYYFGLLKTSSPISYYDDEGASWKGYCSALIESLKNQKSLKIEIVEMVRDFRFKGRGINNEKLDAACGSNTITPGRRQEIRLQDIINGKFLNGKFSETFGWTGATALLLKKNIEKLSPGNEFKTLKFGLIGKTTTIDIVKKAYPSLEDKNIIQLRNNQDGINQLKNENIDVYFNDEIIVTRVLKKLNEEAGVEKYSRIPWLISNEEYGVVVFHTDEAKNKQLLEAINSLLRSAEIKSFGSTKLKILNNPYFQDFIQKDLSYYSDKSYPAPSPSIVTPITSPERLDPVPIPDLWRKILFILAVLTIPLGIFLLFKRYQNLNNNKLQRKSKGIENSHPQTSKSLDDKLGNSLPNINVYLHNANNQSKTRRANMNNTNNFNQPNSNITIGNQGTNTNTNTQQFVQYTSEQKQDLSQFAKDIERILEKVDKNQPNATQAEKQNIISYEIPLDQRSRIVRALKAGGEKALEELLDNPYLNVAIAVVKEWHKEE; encoded by the coding sequence ATGAAGCTGAGTTATGATAGGAAGCTCCACTATTTACTGAACATACTGGTAACGGTAGTAATTTTATTATTAAATTATCCTGCTTTCACACAAATAGCAAAAAATAGTGGTAATGAGGTAGGAGTAAATGAGCCAAAAACGTACTATTTTGGTCTTCTTAAAACATCTAGCCCTATTAGCTATTATGATGATGAAGGAGCTAGTTGGAAAGGTTACTGTTCTGCCTTAATAGAAAGCTTGAAAAACCAAAAATCTCTGAAGATAGAAATCGTAGAGATGGTAAGAGACTTTCGTTTTAAAGGCAGAGGAATTAATAATGAAAAACTTGATGCCGCATGCGGTTCTAACACCATAACCCCAGGACGCAGACAAGAAATCCGTCTACAAGATATTATAAATGGTAAATTCCTAAATGGTAAATTTTCAGAAACTTTTGGTTGGACAGGTGCAACGGCTTTACTATTGAAGAAAAATATCGAAAAGCTTTCTCCTGGAAATGAGTTTAAAACATTAAAATTCGGCCTCATTGGTAAAACAACTACTATAGATATAGTAAAAAAAGCTTACCCTTCATTAGAGGATAAAAATATTATACAATTAAGAAATAATCAGGATGGAATAAATCAATTAAAAAACGAAAACATTGATGTCTACTTTAATGATGAAATAATAGTGACGCGCGTTTTAAAAAAATTAAATGAAGAAGCAGGAGTAGAAAAATATTCTAGAATACCTTGGCTGATAAGTAATGAAGAATATGGAGTAGTGGTTTTTCATACAGATGAAGCTAAAAATAAGCAGCTATTGGAAGCTATAAATTCTTTGCTGAGATCAGCCGAAATTAAATCTTTTGGCAGCACAAAGCTTAAAATATTGAACAATCCATATTTTCAGGATTTTATTCAAAAAGATTTGAGCTATTACAGCGATAAGAGTTATCCTGCGCCTAGTCCAAGCATCGTTACTCCTATAACCAGCCCAGAGCGACTAGACCCTGTACCCATTCCAGACCTCTGGAGAAAAATTCTTTTTATCTTGGCTGTACTAACTATTCCTCTGGGTATATTTTTGTTGTTTAAAAGGTATCAAAATCTAAACAATAACAAATTACAAAGAAAAAGTAAGGGAATAGAAAATTCTCATCCTCAAACGTCCAAAAGTTTGGATGATAAATTAGGTAATTCATTACCTAATATTAATGTTTATCTCCATAACGCTAATAATCAGTCTAAAACTAGAAGAGCGAATATGAATAATACTAACAATTTCAACCAGCCTAATTCAAACATAACTATTGGTAATCAGGGTACAAATACAAATACAAACACTCAACAATTTGTTCAATATACATCTGAACAAAAGCAAGATTTATCTCAATTTGCAAAAGACATAGAGCGAATTTTAGAAAAAGTTGATAAAAATCAACCTAATGCGACTCAGGCGGAAAAACAAAACATAATATCTTATGAAATTCCTCTAGATCAAAGAAGTAGGATTGTGAGAGCTTTAAAAGCCGGAGGGGAAAAGGCACTCGAAGAGTTGCTTGATAATCCTTACCTTAACGTTGCAATAGCTGTTGTTAAAGAATGGCACAAAGAAGAGTAG
- a CDS encoding NAD(P)/FAD-dependent oxidoreductase → MNTNLTEKLSKPIVEKVAIVGAGPGGLAAAIALRSQGIDVQVYEKAQEFRPAGTGLGLAPNGLSSLDAIAPGIVEALKSSGCEVHHTVLKNIQGETIRTNATKYLEQYGQPLLTIWWYRLQQVLASRLPSDIIHLNHRCIGFEQDKNGVEIHFDGEKSVYADLLIGADGVNSVVRETLFGEGKPNYIGSMCWRAVIKYRHELFNDYELVFVKGNKQFMYLLNVGGGYTSWISRKFSPEYSLSHSADEVKSRILHELADWDESFRAVVEATPAEQIWEGPICDRPALSRWSQGRVTLLGDAAHPMAPAMGQGANTTFEDAYQLRECFSDSANLQAALTSYEQCRIERTKIIQARSALGEMRYYDNLASSTGQTQERQMSLNDDFHKWVYDFKPSVKS, encoded by the coding sequence ATGAACACAAATCTAACTGAGAAATTATCCAAACCCATAGTAGAGAAAGTTGCTATTGTCGGTGCTGGCCCAGGTGGTTTAGCTGCTGCTATAGCACTGAGAAGCCAAGGGATAGACGTTCAAGTATATGAAAAAGCTCAAGAATTTCGTCCGGCGGGAACTGGACTTGGACTTGCCCCCAATGGCTTAAGTTCTCTAGATGCGATCGCGCCGGGAATTGTCGAAGCCCTCAAAAGTTCAGGATGCGAAGTTCACCACACGGTTTTAAAGAATATTCAAGGAGAAACAATCCGAACGAACGCAACTAAATATTTAGAACAATACGGACAACCATTGTTGACTATTTGGTGGTATCGTCTACAGCAAGTCTTAGCATCAAGATTACCATCTGACATCATTCACCTCAATCATCGCTGCATCGGCTTTGAGCAAGATAAAAACGGTGTGGAAATTCATTTTGATGGTGAAAAATCAGTATATGCAGATTTGCTGATTGGGGCTGATGGCGTCAACTCTGTCGTCCGAGAAACTTTATTTGGCGAAGGTAAGCCTAATTATATCGGTAGTATGTGTTGGCGTGCCGTCATCAAGTATCGCCACGAACTATTTAATGACTATGAACTAGTTTTTGTCAAAGGCAATAAACAGTTTATGTATCTTCTCAATGTGGGTGGCGGCTATACCAGTTGGATTAGTCGGAAATTCTCGCCTGAATACTCCCTTTCCCACAGTGCCGATGAGGTTAAGTCTCGTATTCTCCATGAATTAGCCGACTGGGATGAATCCTTTCGAGCGGTAGTAGAAGCGACACCAGCCGAGCAAATTTGGGAAGGGCCGATTTGCGATCGCCCAGCGTTAAGCAGGTGGAGTCAAGGCAGAGTCACGCTCTTAGGCGATGCCGCCCATCCAATGGCACCTGCTATGGGACAAGGAGCCAATACCACTTTTGAAGATGCATACCAACTGCGAGAGTGTTTTTCTGATTCAGCGAATCTCCAAGCAGCTCTGACTAGCTACGAACAGTGTCGCATCGAGCGCACGAAAATCATTCAAGCTCGTAGTGCCTTAGGCGAGATGCGATACTACGACAACCTCGCGTCATCTACAGGGCAGACGCAAGAACGGCAAATGAGTCTTAATGATGATTTTCACAAATGGGTATATGATTTCAAGCCATCTGTAAAAAGTTAA
- a CDS encoding GNAT family N-acetyltransferase: protein MFNFRQANLQDLEALIQLRLELLREAGDIKSDSDTTNLAEATRKYLGEKMPLGEFLAWVAEVDSQIVATSGLVFFQRPPYNENFSGLEAYVMNVYTIPMWRGQGIATALLKEIISFVRATEAKRLWLHTTEDGKRIYEKLGFVSTSKEMEIIW from the coding sequence ATGTTCAACTTCCGACAAGCCAACTTGCAGGATTTAGAGGCGCTAATCCAGCTGCGTCTCGAACTCCTGCGGGAGGCTGGCGATATTAAAAGTGACTCGGACACCACAAACTTAGCAGAAGCAACTCGAAAATATCTTGGTGAAAAAATGCCGTTGGGTGAGTTTTTAGCTTGGGTAGCTGAAGTTGATAGTCAAATTGTTGCCACTAGCGGCTTGGTATTTTTTCAACGACCCCCCTACAACGAAAATTTCTCTGGCTTAGAAGCCTACGTTATGAACGTTTATACAATTCCGATGTGGCGCGGACAAGGAATTGCTACAGCATTGTTAAAGGAAATTATCAGCTTTGTGAGAGCAACTGAGGCAAAACGCCTCTGGCTTCACACCACTGAGGATGGTAAACGTATCTATGAGAAGCTTGGTTTTGTCTCAACTTCAAAAGAAATGGAAATTATCTGGTAA